The following are from one region of the Polynucleobacter sp. MWH-CaK5 genome:
- a CDS encoding GTP-binding protein has protein sequence MMALIPVTILSGFLGSGKTTLLKHILHENHGKKIAVIENEFGEENIDNDILIQDSDEQIVQMSNGCVCCTIRGDLVKALNDLFESRKDKKISFDRVVIETTGVANPGPVAQTFFMDDEIASHYILDAVVTLVDAKHGNQQLDQHEEAQQQVGFADRIFITKTDLVDAKAVDQLKHRLMHMNPRAPITGITQGTVSLDQVLDLRGFNLNDKLDIDPHFLEQEDHDHANCGHDHHEHGPDCNHGHDHQHGHQHAQPVQFMKKTHTDKIQSFVFRSDRPFDSQKLEDFLGGILSVFGAKMLRYKGVLYIKGGARKVIIQGVHEMMGSDMGAPWGKDKKETRMVFIGIDLPKDVLLGGLETCLV, from the coding sequence ATCATGGCTTTGATACCAGTAACAATTCTTTCCGGTTTTTTAGGTAGTGGCAAGACCACTTTGCTCAAACATATTCTTCATGAAAACCATGGCAAAAAGATTGCCGTGATTGAAAACGAATTCGGTGAAGAGAATATCGATAATGACATTTTGATTCAGGACAGTGATGAGCAAATTGTTCAGATGAGCAATGGCTGTGTTTGCTGCACCATCCGCGGTGACTTGGTCAAAGCGCTGAATGATTTATTCGAGTCTCGCAAAGACAAGAAGATTTCTTTTGATCGCGTGGTGATTGAAACCACGGGTGTTGCCAATCCTGGTCCAGTAGCGCAAACATTCTTCATGGATGATGAGATTGCCAGTCACTATATTTTGGATGCCGTTGTGACTTTGGTTGATGCCAAGCACGGCAATCAACAATTGGACCAACATGAAGAAGCGCAACAGCAAGTTGGTTTTGCTGACAGAATTTTTATCACCAAAACAGATTTGGTGGATGCAAAAGCGGTTGATCAGTTAAAGCATCGATTGATGCACATGAATCCTCGTGCACCAATCACAGGTATTACTCAAGGCACCGTGTCTTTGGATCAGGTCTTGGATTTGCGCGGCTTCAATTTGAACGACAAGTTGGATATTGACCCGCATTTCTTGGAGCAAGAAGACCATGATCATGCAAATTGTGGTCACGATCATCACGAGCATGGCCCAGACTGCAACCACGGGCATGACCATCAGCATGGTCACCAGCACGCTCAACCTGTGCAATTCATGAAAAAGACCCACACAGACAAAATCCAATCCTTTGTTTTTAGAAGCGATCGACCATTTGATTCTCAGAAGCTTGAGGACTTTTTGGGTGGAATTTTGTCGGTATTTGGCGCTAAGATGTTGAGATATAAAGGTGTTTTGTATATCAAGGGTGGTGCACGTAAAGTCATCATCCAGGGCGTTCATGAAATGATGGGCTCCGATATGGGCGCGCCTTGGGGTAAAGATAAAAAAGAAACCAGGATGGTTTTCATTGGAATTGACCTACCTAAAGATGTTTTATTGGGTGGCCTTGAAACATGTTTGGTGTAA
- the dksA gene encoding RNA polymerase-binding protein DksA, producing the protein MSKKALTEADIVKMPEKDYMNAAQLEFFKAKLLALKADLLLHANETTEHLRENVLVPDPADRATIEEEHALELRTRDRERKLLKKVEQSLLSIESGDYGWCEETGEPIGIPRLLARPTANLSLEAQERRELRQKLFGN; encoded by the coding sequence ATGAGCAAGAAAGCATTAACTGAAGCAGATATCGTAAAAATGCCTGAGAAGGATTATATGAATGCTGCTCAACTAGAATTTTTCAAAGCAAAGTTATTGGCTTTGAAGGCAGACCTTTTGCTGCACGCAAACGAAACCACTGAGCATCTACGCGAAAACGTTTTGGTTCCTGATCCAGCAGATCGTGCCACGATTGAAGAAGAGCATGCTTTGGAATTGCGCACACGTGATCGCGAGCGCAAGCTTCTCAAAAAAGTAGAACAGTCTTTATTGAGCATCGAGTCTGGTGATTATGGTTGGTGTGAAGAAACTGGTGAGCCAATTGGCATTCCACGTTTGTTGGCGCGTCCAACAGCGAATTTATCTTTAGAAGCGCAAGAGCGCCGCGAACTACGCCAAAAATTGTTTGGTAATTAA
- the xerC gene encoding tyrosine recombinase XerC, with translation MKSLLAQEYLRELHVVRQVSQHTIAAYTKDLDYLLARLDEQRLELADVTSDQVRSWVVKLHSQGQASRSIARMLSAWRGFYLWLANQKGLVNKSPMSDINAPKRNKPLPKALSVEQAINLVESANKESVQADDFLRARDRAIVELLYSSGLRLSELLGVDLTPIETKEYASAGWIDFEAGEVMVLGKGKKRRTVPVGGAALHALKDWVVVRANYASTDKGVAQALFINKQGKRASARTVQQHLAALAVKAGLPTHVHPHMLRHSFASHVLQSSGDLRAVQEMLGHASITSTQIYTALDFQHLAQAYDLAHPRAKNKKSE, from the coding sequence ATGAAGTCTTTGCTCGCGCAAGAATACCTGCGTGAACTTCATGTGGTCAGACAGGTATCTCAGCACACAATTGCTGCCTATACAAAAGACCTTGATTATTTGTTGGCCAGACTTGATGAGCAAAGACTGGAGCTGGCGGATGTCACATCAGATCAAGTGCGGTCCTGGGTTGTAAAGCTCCACTCTCAGGGTCAAGCATCAAGAAGCATTGCAAGGATGTTGTCGGCTTGGAGAGGTTTTTATTTGTGGTTGGCCAATCAAAAAGGTTTGGTCAATAAAAGTCCTATGAGTGATATCAACGCTCCCAAACGCAACAAGCCTTTACCCAAAGCTCTGTCGGTTGAGCAGGCGATCAATTTGGTGGAAAGCGCTAATAAAGAAAGCGTCCAAGCAGATGATTTTTTAAGAGCAAGAGACCGGGCGATTGTTGAATTACTGTATTCCTCTGGTTTGCGTTTATCTGAATTGCTCGGCGTTGATCTGACCCCAATCGAAACCAAAGAATATGCCTCAGCTGGTTGGATTGATTTTGAAGCTGGTGAAGTGATGGTTTTGGGTAAAGGTAAAAAAAGAAGAACGGTGCCTGTTGGTGGGGCAGCCCTTCATGCTTTGAAAGATTGGGTGGTGGTGCGGGCCAATTACGCGTCGACTGATAAAGGTGTGGCTCAGGCTCTCTTTATCAATAAACAAGGTAAGCGAGCTTCAGCAAGAACTGTTCAGCAACATTTGGCAGCGCTGGCAGTCAAGGCAGGATTGCCTACACATGTTCACCCACATATGTTGAGACATAGTTTTGCCAGCCACGTTCTACAATCATCGGGTGATTTGCGTGCAGTTCAAGAAATGTTGGGTCATGCCAGCATCACTAGTACGCAGATTTATACCGCCTTGGATTTTCAGCATTTGGCTCAGGCCTATGACTTGGCGCATCCAAGAGCTAAAAATAAGAAGAGTGAATAA
- the argB gene encoding acetylglutamate kinase gives MSTPLAELKDVSPAVKAEVLAQALPYIKKYHGKTIVIKYGGNAMTEDRLKEGFARDVILLKLVGMNPVVVHGGGPQIDDALKKVGKAGTFIQGMRVTDEETMEVVEWVLGGEVQQDIVMLINHFGGQAVGLTGKDGGLIHARKMMIPNKEKPGEMLDIGFVGEIDSINPAVVKALQDDAFIPVISPIGFGEDGQAYNINADLVAGKMAEILKAEKLVMMTNIPGVMDKSGNLLTDLTAREIDGLFADGTISGGMLPKISSALDAAKSGVNSVHIIDGRIEHSLLLEILTEQAFGTMIRSH, from the coding sequence ATGAGCACACCACTAGCTGAACTTAAAGACGTTTCCCCTGCAGTCAAAGCCGAGGTTTTGGCACAGGCTTTGCCGTACATTAAGAAGTACCATGGCAAAACCATTGTTATCAAATACGGCGGAAACGCCATGACTGAAGATCGTCTAAAAGAAGGTTTTGCTCGTGACGTGATTTTGTTGAAATTGGTGGGCATGAATCCTGTGGTGGTGCACGGCGGTGGTCCACAAATTGACGATGCTTTGAAAAAAGTTGGCAAGGCTGGAACTTTTATTCAGGGCATGCGCGTGACCGATGAAGAAACCATGGAAGTTGTGGAGTGGGTTCTTGGCGGCGAAGTGCAACAAGACATCGTGATGCTGATCAATCATTTTGGCGGCCAGGCAGTTGGCTTGACGGGTAAAGATGGCGGTTTGATTCATGCGCGCAAAATGATGATCCCAAATAAAGAAAAGCCAGGTGAGATGCTAGACATCGGCTTTGTTGGTGAAATTGATTCGATCAACCCTGCGGTTGTAAAAGCCTTGCAAGATGACGCTTTCATTCCAGTGATCTCACCGATTGGTTTCGGTGAAGATGGCCAGGCGTACAACATCAATGCTGACTTGGTGGCGGGTAAGATGGCTGAGATTCTGAAGGCCGAGAAATTGGTCATGATGACCAACATCCCTGGTGTGATGGACAAGAGCGGCAATCTGTTGACTGATTTAACTGCCAGAGAAATTGATGGCTTGTTTGCGGACGGCACAATTTCTGGCGGCATGTTGCCAAAGATCTCTTCAGCATTAGACGCTGCTAAGAGTGGTGTTAATTCAGTTCACATCATTGATGGCCGAATCGAACATTCCTTGCTTTTGGAAATTCTGACCGAGCAAGCTTTTGGTACGATGATCCGATCTCATTGA
- a CDS encoding DUF484 family protein: MTQANNQTAEQQEREALVAEWLLATPGFFERHADLLADIQLKNPHGDRAISLQERQLGVLRQQNQALNQRLSDMLRFGSQNDKTQGLMIQWLSNLLSAKSEADVRAAISSGLAKIFDIEQVELLDGEHDNFCGSADQVSEAVKAHLNEEMKSFAVVNLSPLKVQILLASRNVEKFTSDMGRVYLDQIGELALAALTRSKE; the protein is encoded by the coding sequence ATGACACAAGCAAACAATCAAACGGCTGAGCAACAAGAGCGCGAAGCTCTAGTGGCAGAGTGGCTTTTGGCAACCCCAGGTTTTTTTGAAAGACATGCTGATTTATTGGCAGACATTCAATTAAAAAATCCACATGGTGATCGCGCCATTTCTTTGCAAGAGCGTCAGTTGGGTGTTTTGCGTCAACAAAACCAAGCCTTGAATCAGCGTCTTTCAGACATGCTGCGCTTTGGTAGTCAAAACGATAAAACTCAGGGTTTGATGATTCAGTGGTTATCAAATTTATTGTCCGCCAAATCTGAAGCCGACGTCAGAGCTGCCATCAGCTCTGGACTGGCCAAGATTTTTGATATTGAGCAAGTTGAGCTTCTCGATGGCGAGCATGATAATTTTTGTGGCTCAGCTGATCAGGTCAGCGAAGCTGTCAAAGCTCATCTAAACGAAGAGATGAAGAGTTTTGCAGTGGTGAATCTATCACCGTTAAAAGTTCAAATATTGCTTGCTAGTCGCAATGTCGAAAAGTTCACATCTGACATGGGCCGCGTTTACTTGGATCAAATCGGCGAACTCGCTTTAGCAGCATTAACCCGCTCAAAAGAATAG
- a CDS encoding TonB-dependent receptor, which translates to MQVFMRTAFSAAAIAALSIQFAHAQQTLEPVVVSANPLGADINDLITPVSVLRGDQLAQKQSSTLGQTLNGLPGVGSTDFGPNSSRPTIRGLDGDRVRVMSNGGASLDASTLSYDHAVAIEPLLVEQIEVVRGPAALQYGGSAIGGAVNVIDNRIPKAPVKGVHGRAEVRAGGAESEKAAAGLVTAGDGAFAIHVDGSSRKTDNLKVPKQAGRGDFLNSGTLLNSDADQQGGAAGFSLTNDHGYLGFSVDTYRNEYGTGLYEEGNIARPTRIKLKQDKLTLAGEQRNLSGKAGPFESIRGSFSTTDYKHEESAGGAVESTFKNKGWDSRIEGTHLPIQTSLGSLKGAWGVQGSDFKFSASSEEATFVPNTQTNSMALFVFEELSFAEGKAVNAGLRLESVKVDSFGGGDNGEGELFTADSKKFKPFSASVGYRQDMGSGWTATSGLSYTERAPTFYELYANGMHHATETYEAGNVNNKKEKGTTLELGMKFKTPTTRANFGAYVTEFSNFIGLVQDGYVDEDDGGDGNSDLNTCNTNFGHCVPKYNFTGIKARLYGLEADGRLPLASGLFGKASQLNMDWKADYVRGENRSTGGALPRISPFRLSSALVYSEGKYSSQVDVQYAARQNRYADDLGATPSYTMFGLGASYKTAISGMKSAYLFMRVDNLTDVEARNASSVLRDMAPAGARAIRVGLRGNF; encoded by the coding sequence ATGCAAGTCTTTATGCGCACTGCTTTCAGTGCTGCAGCTATTGCTGCTTTATCAATTCAATTCGCTCATGCGCAACAAACATTAGAGCCTGTGGTTGTCAGTGCCAATCCTCTTGGTGCAGATATCAATGATTTAATCACCCCGGTCAGCGTTTTGCGTGGCGACCAATTGGCACAAAAACAATCAAGTACTTTGGGTCAGACCCTGAATGGTTTGCCAGGCGTTGGCTCAACAGACTTTGGGCCAAACTCTAGTCGGCCAACCATTCGAGGTTTGGATGGCGATCGTGTTCGTGTGATGAGTAATGGTGGAGCAAGTTTGGATGCTTCAACTTTGTCTTACGATCATGCAGTTGCAATAGAGCCTTTGTTGGTTGAACAAATTGAAGTGGTCCGCGGGCCAGCAGCTCTTCAGTATGGTGGCAGTGCCATTGGAGGCGCGGTTAACGTGATTGATAACCGCATACCAAAGGCTCCTGTGAAAGGCGTTCATGGCCGTGCTGAGGTAAGAGCTGGTGGTGCCGAATCAGAAAAAGCGGCAGCTGGTTTAGTAACTGCAGGCGATGGTGCTTTTGCAATCCATGTCGATGGTTCTAGCAGAAAAACAGACAACCTTAAGGTGCCTAAGCAAGCGGGCCGTGGAGATTTTTTAAATTCAGGCACTTTATTAAACAGTGATGCTGATCAACAGGGTGGAGCGGCTGGATTTTCTTTGACCAATGATCATGGGTATCTGGGATTTTCAGTTGACACTTATCGCAATGAATACGGCACTGGTTTGTATGAAGAGGGCAATATTGCCAGACCAACCAGAATCAAATTAAAGCAAGACAAATTAACGCTTGCTGGTGAGCAAAGAAATTTATCAGGCAAAGCCGGTCCTTTTGAATCTATCAGAGGCTCATTCAGCACAACCGATTACAAGCACGAAGAATCAGCGGGTGGTGCAGTTGAGTCAACCTTTAAAAATAAAGGTTGGGATAGCCGCATTGAAGGAACTCATTTACCTATCCAAACTTCTTTGGGTTCTTTGAAGGGTGCATGGGGTGTTCAGGGCTCCGATTTTAAATTTTCTGCCAGTAGCGAAGAGGCAACTTTTGTTCCCAACACACAGACCAATAGCATGGCTCTGTTTGTGTTTGAAGAACTTTCTTTTGCCGAAGGTAAAGCTGTTAACGCAGGTTTAAGGCTTGAATCTGTGAAGGTGGATAGTTTTGGTGGTGGAGATAATGGTGAAGGCGAGCTATTCACTGCTGATAGTAAAAAATTCAAACCATTCAGTGCTTCAGTCGGATATCGCCAAGACATGGGTTCTGGTTGGACGGCTACCAGCGGTTTGTCATACACCGAACGTGCCCCAACATTCTATGAGCTTTATGCCAACGGCATGCATCACGCCACAGAAACATATGAAGCCGGTAATGTGAATAACAAAAAAGAAAAAGGCACAACGCTTGAGTTGGGGATGAAATTCAAGACCCCAACAACGCGCGCCAATTTTGGAGCTTATGTCACAGAGTTCAGTAATTTCATTGGGTTAGTGCAAGATGGTTATGTAGATGAGGATGATGGTGGAGATGGGAATAGTGACTTAAATACTTGCAATACAAATTTCGGTCATTGCGTCCCCAAATACAACTTCACCGGCATCAAAGCCCGCTTATATGGTTTAGAGGCGGATGGGCGTTTGCCTTTGGCTTCTGGCTTGTTTGGCAAAGCTAGTCAGCTGAACATGGATTGGAAGGCGGACTATGTGCGCGGTGAAAATCGCTCAACCGGCGGCGCGCTGCCTCGCATCTCACCATTTCGTTTGAGCTCTGCCTTGGTTTACTCGGAAGGTAAGTATTCAAGCCAAGTGGATGTGCAGTATGCGGCTCGTCAGAATCGTTATGCCGATGATTTAGGTGCTACGCCAAGTTACACGATGTTTGGTTTGGGGGCCTCTTACAAAACAGCTATTTCTGGCATGAAGTCTGCATATCTTTTCATGAGAGTGGACAACCTTACCGATGTAGAAGCTCGCAATGCCTCATCTGTTTTGCGTGATATGGCTCCTGCAGGCGCTCGCGCTATCAGGGTCGGCTTAAGAGGCAACTTCTAA
- a CDS encoding pyrimidine 5'-nucleotidase produces the protein MRQPLWLFDLDNTLHDASSAIFPSINHAMTSYVARHLNLDTQSASQLRDHYWRMYGATLLGLVKHHAVDPHHFLRETHLFNEVSGKHLQDLSGMVRGEKGLRQILNRLPGEKIILTNAPKAYALKVLKELGLMGCFKAIEAVEDMELHQQWRPKPDHLMLKRLLNKYRCAPQRAILVDDTLGHLLEYSKLGIKTVWFKRHVRAYTQNRGSVSLEVQSMHHLFKSWQKLK, from the coding sequence ATGCGCCAACCTTTATGGTTATTTGATTTAGATAACACCTTGCACGATGCATCAAGTGCAATTTTTCCTTCTATCAATCATGCAATGACGAGCTATGTGGCTCGTCATTTAAATTTAGACACCCAATCTGCCAGTCAATTAAGAGACCATTACTGGCGCATGTATGGCGCAACATTGTTGGGCTTGGTCAAACATCATGCGGTTGATCCACACCATTTTTTGCGTGAAACCCACCTCTTTAACGAGGTCAGCGGCAAGCATTTGCAAGATCTCTCAGGAATGGTTCGTGGTGAAAAAGGCCTTCGGCAGATATTGAATCGTTTGCCTGGCGAAAAAATCATACTCACCAATGCCCCAAAAGCCTATGCATTGAAGGTTTTGAAGGAGCTGGGCCTCATGGGTTGCTTCAAAGCGATAGAGGCCGTCGAAGATATGGAGCTTCATCAACAATGGCGACCCAAACCCGATCACTTGATGCTCAAAAGACTCTTGAATAAGTACCGATGCGCGCCTCAAAGAGCGATTTTGGTGGATGACACATTGGGTCATTTGCTAGAGTATTCAAAATTGGGCATAAAGACCGTATGGTTTAAAAGACATGTTAGGGCTTACACTCAAAATCGAGGAA
- a CDS encoding class I SAM-dependent rRNA methyltransferase — protein sequence MQASITLKAGKERPLLRRHSWVYSNAIERVDGKIYPGATVQVLSDEGKFIVKGLYSPTSQIRVRVLTWDEGKTIDHAFFKERISKALAHRAQWVKNTNAIRLIFGESDGLPGLVVDQYADTLVCQFLFVGMEHWKEAIVQVLVQQTGCKTIVERSDAAVRAREGLEPHIGALFGEMPEAPVNVNECGVLYSVDVVHGHKTGFYIDQRDSRHLLSELSKDKEVLNMFCYTGGFSLAALKGGAKHVTSVDSSGEALAMAQRQMLLNGFDESRATWIDSDAFAVLTQLRKEEKQFDIVVLDPPKFAPSSHHLDKALRAYKEINRAGMQLLKPGGLLFTFSCSGAVDSALFERTIAMASAEAMAHSGSTSMDFRLMQRLSSGADHPLLTSFPEGDYLKGLLLQRL from the coding sequence ATGCAAGCGAGCATCACATTAAAAGCCGGTAAAGAACGCCCACTCCTAAGACGACATTCTTGGGTGTATTCGAATGCGATCGAGCGCGTCGACGGTAAGATTTATCCTGGCGCAACCGTTCAAGTTTTATCTGATGAAGGCAAGTTCATTGTGAAAGGCCTTTACAGTCCAACATCGCAAATCAGGGTGCGGGTGCTGACTTGGGATGAAGGCAAAACAATTGACCATGCTTTTTTTAAAGAGCGTATTTCTAAAGCTCTTGCGCACAGAGCGCAGTGGGTAAAAAACACCAACGCGATTCGTTTGATTTTTGGTGAGAGCGATGGCTTGCCGGGGTTGGTAGTTGATCAGTACGCAGATACCTTGGTTTGCCAATTTTTATTTGTTGGCATGGAGCATTGGAAAGAAGCGATCGTGCAGGTATTGGTTCAGCAAACAGGGTGTAAGACCATTGTTGAGAGATCAGATGCCGCAGTTCGCGCCCGTGAAGGTCTTGAGCCACACATTGGCGCTTTGTTTGGTGAGATGCCAGAGGCTCCTGTCAATGTGAATGAATGCGGTGTTCTTTACAGCGTGGATGTGGTGCATGGCCACAAAACAGGTTTTTATATTGACCAAAGAGATAGCCGACATCTTTTAAGTGAGCTATCAAAGGATAAAGAAGTCTTAAATATGTTTTGCTACACCGGCGGCTTTTCTTTGGCAGCCTTAAAAGGTGGTGCAAAGCATGTCACTTCCGTTGATTCTTCAGGTGAAGCTTTGGCGATGGCGCAAAGACAGATGCTGTTGAATGGATTTGATGAGTCACGAGCCACATGGATTGATTCAGATGCGTTCGCAGTTTTGACGCAGTTAAGAAAAGAAGAAAAGCAATTCGACATCGTTGTTTTAGACCCGCCTAAATTTGCCCCATCGTCACATCATTTGGATAAGGCTTTGCGTGCTTACAAAGAGATTAATCGTGCTGGCATGCAACTCTTAAAACCAGGTGGCTTGCTGTTCACGTTTTCTTGCTCTGGCGCGGTTGATTCAGCATTGTTCGAAAGAACCATTGCTATGGCCAGCGCTGAGGCGATGGCACATTCAGGCAGCACCTCGATGGACTTTAGATTGATGCAGCGTTTATCTTCTGGCGCCGATCACCCACTTTTAACAAGTTTCCCCGAGGGGGATTACTTAAAGGGCTTGTTGCTTCAGAGGCTATAG